From the genome of Scytonema hofmannii PCC 7110, one region includes:
- a CDS encoding DUF4926 domain-containing protein → MLLEQYSVIQLVTNRYQDRGVKTGAIGIILEVYGDEAYEVEFSREDGTTIAWFAVQQNEVKPCNESSLNAVSKQVSNPTF, encoded by the coding sequence ATGTTATTGGAACAATATTCAGTTATTCAACTTGTGACAAATCGCTATCAGGATAGAGGAGTCAAGACTGGAGCAATCGGGATTATCCTAGAAGTATATGGTGATGAAGCTTACGAAGTTGAGTTTTCCCGTGAAGATGGTACAACAATTGCTTGGTTTGCAGTCCAGCAAAATGAGGTAAAACCCTGCAACGAATCAAGTCTCAATGCAGTGTCAAAGCAAGTCTCAAACCCCACTTTTTGA
- a CDS encoding DUF6883 domain-containing protein, producing the protein MNNPGGETDNEEQVTEWEATHFTGDLRKFSDYVLVPNHKTGKDKIFIDTLGFRPNSNEDAQELLSTYISQAQAKFNQKDYVVGEKDRYGQRCTIVVEIRGKRLLTGWILSTDGTLKLATPFSGFAR; encoded by the coding sequence ATGAACAATCCAGGAGGTGAAACAGATAATGAGGAACAAGTTACTGAGTGGGAAGCCACTCATTTCACTGGCGATCTCCGAAAGTTTTCAGACTATGTTTTAGTACCTAACCATAAAACTGGCAAGGACAAAATATTTATCGATACTTTAGGTTTTCGTCCTAATAGTAATGAGGATGCACAAGAACTTTTATCAACTTATATCAGTCAAGCTCAAGCAAAATTTAACCAAAAGGATTACGTTGTTGGAGAGAAAGATCGATATGGACAGAGATGTACCATAGTCGTTGAGATTCGAGGTAAACGACTTTTAACAGGATGGATTCTGAGTACAGATGGTACACTAAAGTTAGCAACTCCATTTTCTGGATTTGCACGCTAA
- a CDS encoding IctB family putative bicarbonate transporter, with translation MNLIWQQFTLSYLPLKEYFATSYLHRSVVGLLHSWRQSSILMQWGETIATALLSLIYGLAPFVANDLLGLIMAACGGFWLLLTLSDETTSPNAPSVTPIHLPILLYWGVAVVATALSPVKKAAFTDLRNFTLYLLLFALCARVLKFPRFRSWLIGLYLHVSLIVSVYGLRQWFFGAPALATWVDPMSSLSKTTRVYSYLGNPNLLAGYLLPAVALSAVAIFAWRSWLTKALALTMLIVNGACLILTFSRGGWIGLIVSVLTLLGLLYFWFSVHMPPFWRKWSLWLILGGLTGVLLLAILFVEPVRERFLSIFADRNDSSNNFRKNVWTAVFKMIEDYPLTGIGPGHNAFNKIYPLYQLPRYTALSAYSIFLEIAVETGFIGLASFLWLLIVVFNTGFLQLRRLRESSSVDGFWIIGAIAALMGTLGHNTVDTVWFRPEVNTVWWLMVALIASYYKPVTSKQ, from the coding sequence ATGAATTTAATTTGGCAACAATTCACTTTATCCTACTTACCGTTGAAAGAATATTTTGCTACCAGTTACCTGCATCGCTCTGTTGTGGGGTTACTTCACTCTTGGCGGCAAAGTAGTATTCTCATGCAGTGGGGAGAAACAATAGCAACAGCCTTGCTCAGCTTGATATACGGGCTTGCTCCTTTTGTGGCGAATGACCTATTAGGGTTAATAATGGCTGCTTGTGGTGGATTTTGGCTCCTATTAACCCTATCTGACGAAACTACTTCACCAAATGCCCCTAGTGTTACTCCCATTCACCTGCCGATATTGCTTTACTGGGGGGTTGCTGTTGTAGCTACAGCATTATCACCCGTTAAGAAAGCAGCGTTCACCGATTTAAGAAATTTTACGCTTTACTTGTTACTGTTCGCTCTTTGTGCACGAGTTCTTAAGTTTCCTCGCTTTCGTTCGTGGTTAATTGGTCTGTACTTACACGTATCTCTAATTGTAAGCGTGTATGGATTGCGACAATGGTTTTTTGGAGCACCAGCGTTGGCTACCTGGGTTGACCCAATGTCTTCTTTGTCAAAAACAACAAGGGTTTACAGTTATCTTGGCAATCCCAATTTATTAGCTGGGTATCTCTTACCTGCTGTCGCTTTAAGCGCAGTTGCAATTTTTGCATGGCGAAGTTGGTTAACGAAAGCGCTAGCATTAACAATGCTGATTGTTAATGGTGCTTGTTTAATTCTGACTTTTAGCCGTGGTGGCTGGATTGGATTGATTGTCTCTGTTCTGACTTTGCTAGGATTGTTGTACTTTTGGTTCAGCGTACATATGCCACCTTTCTGGCGCAAATGGTCTTTGTGGTTGATATTGGGTGGTTTAACAGGCGTATTACTGCTGGCAATTTTGTTTGTTGAACCAGTACGAGAACGTTTTTTAAGTATTTTTGCGGATAGAAATGATAGTAGTAACAACTTTCGTAAGAATGTTTGGACTGCTGTTTTTAAGATGATTGAGGATTACCCTCTGACTGGGATTGGACCCGGTCACAACGCTTTTAACAAAATATATCCTCTCTACCAACTTCCTCGTTACACCGCATTGAGTGCCTATTCCATTTTCTTAGAGATAGCTGTGGAAACTGGGTTTATTGGTTTAGCCAGCTTTTTGTGGCTGCTTATTGTCGTTTTTAATACAGGTTTTTTGCAGCTGCGACGTTTGCGAGAGTCAAGCAGTGTGGATGGCTTCTGGATTATTGGTGCGATCGCAGCGCTAATGGGAACACTTGGTCACAACACGGTTGATACTGTCTGGTTTCGTCCTGAAGTGAATACAGTTTGGTGGCTAATGGTCGCTTTGATTGCTAGCTACTACAAACCAGTGACCAGTAAACAGTGA
- a CDS encoding cyanoexosortase B system-associated protein, translated as MTNPKSLNPKSKIQNQMTSFFKEKQFSQVVVLLLLLVLLALGAIPGYLKGRWEWREPPKIVTLKELKQIRQTGISIPGWKTVEQREQEIGAHKWSYQLIQKEGQQTKAIVLLLPQNGPRDQPQVEWTEIDSLWQWQTAQNRAAEFAVKQPQAEASSNTEIKVQANFFRGTANKQSFAVLQWYAWPTGGSASQVTWFLADLSAQWHKYRAQWVAVCVLLPMEPLGQVEKTWNEVKSIGQLVQGALMSGPFNDSKAKSQKSK; from the coding sequence GTGACCAATCCAAAATCCCTCAATCCAAAATCCAAAATCCAAAATCAAATGACTTCGTTTTTTAAGGAAAAACAGTTTTCCCAGGTAGTGGTGCTATTACTGCTGCTAGTACTGTTGGCTCTAGGAGCTATTCCAGGTTATCTCAAAGGACGTTGGGAATGGCGCGAGCCACCAAAAATCGTCACTCTTAAAGAATTGAAGCAGATACGCCAAACAGGAATCTCTATTCCTGGCTGGAAAACTGTGGAACAACGGGAGCAAGAAATTGGCGCTCACAAGTGGTCATACCAACTCATTCAAAAAGAAGGTCAGCAGACTAAAGCAATTGTGTTATTGCTACCACAAAATGGGCCGAGAGATCAACCTCAAGTAGAGTGGACGGAAATTGATAGTCTGTGGCAGTGGCAAACTGCTCAAAATCGTGCTGCTGAATTTGCTGTTAAACAACCTCAAGCAGAGGCTTCTTCAAATACCGAAATTAAGGTACAAGCCAACTTTTTCCGTGGAACAGCAAACAAACAAAGTTTTGCTGTTTTGCAATGGTATGCTTGGCCTACTGGTGGCAGTGCATCACAGGTAACTTGGTTCTTGGCCGATTTATCAGCACAGTGGCACAAGTATCGCGCTCAATGGGTAGCAGTTTGTGTTCTTCTTCCAATGGAACCTTTGGGGCAAGTAGAAAAGACTTGGAATGAGGTTAAGTCAATCGGTCAATTAGTTCAGGGTGCTTTAATGTCAGGACCATTCAATGATTCAAAAGCCAAAAGTCAAAAGTCAAAATAA
- a CDS encoding DegT/DnrJ/EryC1/StrS family aminotransferase, translated as MNNVTVKVPFVDLSIQHQAIQPQLEQAIQSTIARGDFVLGLALKDFEVAFAAASGTEYGVGVASGTDAIALGLQACNIGLGDEVILPANTFIATLIGVLRAGAKPIFADCDPQTALIDLESAARVVTPNTKAIIPVHLYGQMVSPRQLLDFADTYKLIIFEDAAQAHLATREGYRAGSVGIAAAFSFYPSKNLGAFGDGGMLLTKDPDVAQKMRCLRNYGAAQKYVHVEPGTNSRLDTLQAAVLLQKLPHLPEWNRQRWNAAQQYDAELAPLASSGIIPIQNESEEGHIYHLYVIKVDSSCPMTRQQIQEKVAAAGIQTGIHYPIPCHLQPAFTYLGYQVGDFPKAEMLSEQILSLPMYPGLSSTQVKEVVSELC; from the coding sequence ATGAATAACGTAACTGTTAAAGTTCCATTTGTAGACCTCAGTATACAACACCAAGCGATTCAACCTCAATTAGAACAGGCAATCCAATCTACGATCGCACGAGGGGATTTTGTATTGGGACTTGCCCTGAAAGATTTTGAGGTAGCATTTGCCGCAGCATCAGGAACAGAATATGGTGTTGGTGTTGCTTCGGGAACTGATGCGATCGCTCTTGGTTTACAAGCCTGTAACATTGGTCTTGGAGATGAAGTGATTTTGCCAGCCAACACCTTTATAGCCACATTAATTGGGGTGTTACGTGCAGGGGCAAAACCGATTTTTGCGGATTGCGATCCACAAACAGCGTTAATTGATTTAGAGTCAGCAGCACGGGTCGTTACACCTAACACCAAAGCCATTATTCCCGTACATCTTTACGGTCAGATGGTATCGCCACGGCAGTTGTTAGACTTTGCTGACACATATAAACTAATCATTTTTGAAGATGCAGCCCAGGCACATTTAGCAACAAGAGAAGGATATCGAGCAGGTTCTGTGGGGATAGCAGCAGCTTTTAGTTTCTATCCCAGCAAAAATTTAGGGGCATTTGGAGACGGAGGAATGCTCTTGACAAAAGATCCAGATGTAGCTCAGAAAATGCGCTGCTTGCGGAATTACGGTGCAGCGCAAAAATATGTTCACGTTGAACCGGGTACAAACAGCCGTTTAGACACGTTGCAAGCTGCTGTACTGTTGCAAAAGCTACCACATTTGCCAGAATGGAACCGTCAGCGTTGGAATGCTGCACAGCAGTACGACGCCGAACTAGCACCATTAGCATCAAGTGGCATTATTCCCATACAAAATGAAAGCGAGGAGGGACACATTTATCATCTTTACGTTATCAAAGTTGATAGTTCTTGTCCCATGACACGGCAGCAAATTCAAGAAAAAGTAGCTGCAGCAGGAATTCAGACGGGAATTCATTACCCAATACCCTGCCATCTTCAACCAGCCTTTACCTATCTAGGTTATCAAGTTGGAGATTTCCCTAAAGCCGAAATGCTGTCAGAGCAAATATTATCCTTACCCATGTATCCTGGTTTAAGTAGTACTCAAGTTAAAGAAGTTGTGTCAGAACTTTGTTAG
- a CDS encoding DUF4351 domain-containing protein translates to MEDTLVKRCRSLLVKELEVLGEALLNFTLVRDLLVWLDQQ, encoded by the coding sequence ATTGAAGACACGCTAGTTAAACGCTGCCGTTCTTTGTTAGTTAAGGAATTAGAAGTACTGGGTGAGGCGTTGTTAAATTTTACTTTGGTTAGGGATTTGCTCGTTTGGTTGGATCAACAGTAA
- the crtB gene encoding cyanoexosortase B, which produces MQIQRQLKNTNASQLVILAILIILVLLYAPVLLHWWEGWIKKNISTEHEYFSHGIIGLPFAAYLSWKNRSRWQRLPNVSHPVGALLLVVGAIFYLSGVSEWVNISFPTILAGICLWLKGVPGFKLQGFPLLLVFLATPTALPYLVAPYTLPLQSFIAGTAGFILSQFGLPVTVDGINIYTGGRIVEVAPYCAGLKMLFTTLYVGLMLLDWTGALSSRRTTVWFLSTAVVISVSANIIRNTLLTFFHGTGQEGAFHWLHDSWGGDLYSALMLLALVPTLNWIDQYFHEEGAVTSDQ; this is translated from the coding sequence ATGCAAATTCAACGTCAGCTAAAAAATACAAATGCCTCACAATTGGTAATTCTAGCGATACTGATTATCCTAGTGTTGCTGTATGCTCCTGTGTTGTTGCATTGGTGGGAAGGTTGGATCAAAAAAAATATAAGTACAGAGCACGAATATTTTAGCCATGGTATCATTGGTCTTCCATTTGCTGCTTACTTATCTTGGAAAAACCGATCGCGATGGCAAAGACTTCCCAATGTTTCCCATCCTGTGGGAGCTCTTTTATTAGTAGTGGGGGCAATTTTTTATCTTAGCGGTGTTAGCGAATGGGTTAATATCTCGTTCCCCACGATACTAGCAGGAATATGCCTGTGGTTAAAAGGAGTTCCCGGCTTTAAACTACAAGGATTTCCTTTATTACTAGTGTTTTTAGCGACACCAACAGCACTGCCGTATCTCGTTGCGCCTTATACCTTACCTCTCCAAAGTTTTATCGCTGGTACTGCAGGTTTTATATTGAGTCAGTTTGGGTTACCAGTGACTGTCGATGGTATCAATATATATACGGGAGGAAGAATTGTAGAGGTTGCGCCCTACTGTGCGGGATTAAAAATGTTATTCACCACTCTCTATGTCGGCTTAATGTTGCTGGACTGGACAGGTGCTTTATCTTCTCGACGTACAACCGTTTGGTTTTTGTCTACAGCCGTTGTCATTAGTGTCAGCGCTAATATTATTCGCAATACATTACTGACTTTCTTTCACGGCACTGGACAAGAAGGTGCTTTCCATTGGTTACATGACAGTTGGGGTGGAGACCTTTACTCTGCCTTGATGTTACTAGCATTAGTACCCACATTAAATTGGATCGACCAATATTTTCATGAGGAGGGAGCAGTGACCAGTGACCAGTGA
- a CDS encoding GAF domain-containing sensor histidine kinase, giving the protein MVEPENKLFSLKDGWASQETREQQRLKALTDLGLRQPETIPVFEEATQTAAHFLEAQICVLGFMDHERHWFKSAVGLSRLGLMNQLAQSRQLSRRESFCTKVVESSQIIVIDDTHLLTGAERSTYSKLLQDYGIRAYLGAPLFDASGYCLGALAVMDLVPRKFTNRDLEFLQIIARWSMSEFERNRLLQASSNSSIPINVSTWSFKDANISEIRLNPTVFQKESVPVPTNQLKLALLAQLTQELRTPLTSVLGMAGVLGREIYGPLTTKQREYLEIIQHSGRYLLSLVNEISELGTIDENPLTLNLAPVDIEMLCQQAINTLEEAANRREQEIRLSIEPGRSRILPLDKDKVRQILYHLVFNVIQVSATGSVVRIHVSYKDNLVNITVWVSHPWLGDGITDVEPYFRLKSLAPMLEVTASASTYSNNGNDRSDLSEDVSDLSVMTEEPTELNPPASDVLAIVTNLNSTKSSGNVTRESLGLELSCRLAHLHGGQISAQGSSESGYRYVLSLPLISSSTVEAPGEF; this is encoded by the coding sequence ATGGTAGAGCCTGAAAACAAACTCTTTAGTCTCAAAGATGGTTGGGCTTCTCAAGAGACGAGAGAACAACAACGTCTTAAAGCATTAACTGATTTAGGTTTGCGTCAACCAGAGACAATTCCAGTTTTTGAAGAAGCGACTCAAACGGCTGCTCACTTTCTGGAAGCACAAATTTGTGTTTTGGGATTTATGGATCATGAGCGCCACTGGTTTAAGTCAGCTGTGGGCTTATCCAGACTTGGGCTGATGAACCAACTGGCGCAAAGCCGTCAACTCTCACGTCGAGAATCTTTTTGCACTAAAGTCGTAGAAAGTTCGCAAATTATTGTTATCGATGATACACACCTTCTAACTGGTGCAGAACGTTCTACTTATAGTAAGTTGTTGCAAGATTACGGTATTCGCGCATATTTAGGAGCACCGTTATTTGATGCTTCGGGATATTGCTTGGGTGCTTTGGCAGTCATGGATTTAGTACCGCGTAAATTTACAAACAGAGACCTGGAATTTTTACAAATCATAGCTCGCTGGAGTATGAGTGAATTTGAACGCAACCGACTGCTGCAAGCTAGCTCAAATAGCAGTATTCCCATAAATGTCTCTACTTGGTCATTCAAGGACGCGAACATCAGTGAGATTCGGCTCAACCCAACTGTTTTTCAAAAAGAATCAGTTCCAGTTCCTACCAATCAGCTGAAATTAGCACTGTTAGCGCAACTGACTCAAGAGTTACGTACTCCCTTAACATCTGTACTGGGTATGGCTGGTGTTTTAGGACGCGAGATTTACGGTCCTTTGACAACCAAACAGAGAGAGTATTTGGAGATTATTCAACACAGCGGTCGGTATTTACTGTCCTTAGTGAATGAAATTTCTGAACTTGGAACAATAGATGAAAACCCATTAACACTCAATTTAGCTCCTGTAGATATTGAAATGCTCTGTCAACAAGCTATCAATACCTTAGAAGAAGCAGCTAACAGACGCGAGCAAGAAATTCGTTTATCCATAGAACCAGGGCGCAGTCGCATCTTACCTTTAGATAAAGATAAAGTACGACAAATTTTATATCATCTGGTTTTTAATGTAATTCAAGTTTCTGCCACAGGAAGTGTTGTTCGCATTCACGTTTCCTACAAAGACAATCTGGTCAACATTACAGTTTGGGTCTCACATCCTTGGCTTGGTGACGGTATCACAGACGTAGAGCCTTACTTCCGCCTTAAGAGTTTAGCGCCAATGCTGGAGGTTACTGCTAGTGCTTCAACTTATAGTAATAATGGCAACGATCGTTCAGACTTATCTGAGGATGTCTCCGATTTGTCTGTAATGACCGAAGAGCCAACAGAGTTAAATCCTCCTGCTTCAGATGTCCTTGCTATCGTCACTAACTTAAATTCTACTAAATCATCTGGAAATGTAACTCGTGAGAGCTTGGGTTTAGAACTAAGCTGTCGTTTAGCACATCTACATGGCGGACAAATTTCGGCTCAAGGTTCATCAGAATCCGGGTATCGCTATGTGCTAAGTTTACCGTTGATAAGTTCAAGCACAGTAGAAGCTCCAGGCGAATTTTAA
- a CDS encoding WGxxGxxG family protein, with protein MTSKLTTAIGASIIGLSLAIMPLTLPASAQTNNTDPGTGTTPGNTTSDTTTYRGDNDFDWGWLGLLGLLGLSGLAGRRREEPSRYRDPNAVGSSTYRE; from the coding sequence ATGACAAGCAAATTGACTACAGCAATTGGCGCTAGCATTATCGGTTTAAGCCTAGCTATTATGCCCCTAACTTTACCTGCTTCTGCCCAAACCAATAATACCGATCCTGGTACTGGAACAACTCCTGGCAACACCACAAGCGACACAACAACTTACCGTGGTGATAATGATTTTGATTGGGGTTGGTTGGGTTTACTTGGACTTTTAGGGTTAAGTGGTTTAGCTGGTAGACGTCGTGAAGAACCATCTCGTTACCGTGACCCCAATGCAGTTGGTAGCTCTACCTACAGAGAATAA
- a CDS encoding polysaccharide biosynthesis/export family protein: MRIFSALSFIGLHVGVYLIAATVQPVAAQNVPTQELPPGSSTTPPTNILEEPTQIQPPIPPSGLEVDPSLGDGISPQFTRYLLGPGDGINILVQRPSGKRYRLGPGDGVAVSVQRFPDLSFQALINPDGNIVVPLLGTVSLKGLTLEQAQEKIRVGLNRFVVDPIVTLALTVQRPELSFAAQLNPEGNIIVPQVGTISLQGLTLDEAQEKIRLSLSRIYVDPVVSVSLAAQRPVQITISGEVTRPGIYSISAGLPRVGDALLVAGGSSMMADLRQVQIRRRLVDGSVATQNVDLYTPLQNGGSVPNLRLQDGDAIVIPRREIASEDGYDRNLVSRSTLAVQQIRVRVLNYASGGIVTIPLPNGSNFLDALAGVNLDTANLKGIKLFRFDPERGRAIAQTLNARKALSGDASQNVPLQDNDVIVVGRNLIGRITNAISLITRPFISINAFLDFFNDFGGD, translated from the coding sequence ATGCGTATATTTAGCGCCCTATCTTTTATAGGTCTTCATGTTGGCGTCTATTTAATAGCAGCAACTGTTCAGCCTGTTGCTGCCCAAAATGTCCCAACTCAAGAGTTACCACCAGGATCATCTACTACGCCTCCAACAAATATCCTAGAAGAACCAACACAAATTCAACCTCCTATACCTCCTTCTGGTCTGGAGGTCGATCCATCTCTTGGCGATGGCATATCACCTCAATTTACCCGTTACCTTTTGGGACCGGGCGATGGTATCAACATTTTAGTTCAGCGCCCTTCTGGTAAGAGGTACCGTTTGGGACCGGGAGATGGCGTTGCTGTTTCAGTTCAACGCTTTCCAGATTTAAGCTTTCAAGCCCTAATCAATCCTGACGGGAATATTGTAGTTCCTTTATTGGGAACAGTTTCGCTTAAAGGCTTGACCTTAGAACAAGCCCAAGAAAAAATTCGTGTTGGTTTAAATCGTTTTGTTGTCGATCCTATTGTGACATTAGCTCTGACTGTGCAACGTCCGGAGTTAAGTTTTGCGGCTCAATTAAACCCAGAAGGCAACATTATTGTGCCACAAGTGGGAACAATATCTTTACAAGGTTTAACTTTGGATGAAGCCCAAGAAAAAATTCGTCTAAGTTTAAGCCGCATCTATGTCGATCCAGTTGTGTCAGTATCCCTAGCAGCACAGCGACCAGTTCAAATCACAATTAGTGGAGAAGTGACACGACCGGGAATTTATTCGATTTCTGCTGGACTACCCCGTGTTGGGGATGCTTTACTTGTAGCTGGTGGTTCCTCTATGATGGCAGACCTGCGACAAGTACAAATACGCAGACGCTTGGTTGATGGTTCTGTCGCTACACAAAATGTTGACCTGTACACTCCTTTGCAAAATGGGGGTTCGGTACCAAATTTACGCTTGCAAGATGGCGATGCTATTGTGATACCCCGTCGGGAAATTGCCTCGGAGGATGGTTACGATCGCAACTTGGTATCTCGCTCAACTTTAGCTGTACAGCAAATTAGAGTCAGGGTGTTAAATTATGCCTCTGGGGGGATTGTCACAATACCGCTACCTAATGGTAGTAATTTTCTAGACGCCTTAGCAGGGGTTAATCTTGACACTGCTAATCTTAAAGGTATCAAACTGTTTCGTTTCGATCCGGAACGCGGTAGAGCTATTGCTCAAACCCTCAATGCAAGAAAGGCACTCTCAGGCGATGCATCACAAAATGTGCCACTTCAAGATAACGACGTGATCGTAGTAGGTCGGAACTTGATAGGTAGAATCACAAATGCTATCAGTCTTATTACCCGTCCTTTCATCAGTATAAATGCTTTCCTCGACTTCTTTAACGACTTTGGTGGCGATTAA
- a CDS encoding GumC family protein, whose product MTPPIVKRYLIAFDKYKWIGLASFGLVVAGSTVVALQPEPAPTYIANGALTYARPPVSFSATGTEINLQGQELSEEILLSDQIVESVATKLNINPKKIATGISLTLPVKAKEAADPQPPTTIELRYRDSDRKRAKETLEELMEAMIRLSSDINTRRLNSIIAKVNERVPAAKRDLQVAERKLELYDRRERPAILAAENGSLLNAVTSSQIQQRQIQLTLSGIEAQIRSIQEKLGLNVNQAYVSSALSADPIIANLRAQIYQTESQIEVFRKDLRPDHPTMVQLRRQKEAYESLLRQRGGEVIGGQDGAAPLDRTASIRARSNLDPARQNLANQMVALQTQRETLRQQFIDLGRDETRLRQEYALIPNKQLERSRLEQEVALKKAVYDQMQVKLTDAKTAEAETVSSLGVARQAVSLPVVTPPKNAAITLGVGSLLGLVVGGGVIFLLGALEGTFKTKEDIRDTLKQREIPLLGELPLIPVDDLPPGALPVVLSPESPYLEFYEKFRSNLRRIGGRTLKVVLIASTSSSEGKTVSAYNLGVASALAGKRTLIIETDLRSPSHASSLRVSPDPDAIVDPLRYYASLSECIRLVPDVENLYILPSAGPVRQAAAVLESSEFRRLMEDVRERFDFVILDTHSMSLSNDALLIQPYSDAIVLVARPNYTQENMLTEAIDQLTESELPLLGTIVNGADIVVTAPQPPLQPPNTPPEEELSIGARR is encoded by the coding sequence ATGACTCCACCGATTGTTAAACGCTACCTCATTGCTTTTGATAAGTACAAGTGGATTGGTCTTGCTAGTTTTGGTTTGGTTGTAGCGGGTTCAACTGTGGTAGCTTTGCAACCAGAACCAGCACCTACTTATATAGCGAATGGTGCGTTGACCTACGCTCGTCCACCAGTTTCTTTTTCGGCAACTGGTACTGAAATTAACCTGCAAGGGCAAGAACTCAGTGAGGAAATTTTGCTATCAGATCAAATCGTTGAATCTGTAGCTACAAAATTAAACATCAACCCCAAGAAAATTGCGACAGGTATTAGCCTGACACTACCTGTAAAAGCTAAAGAAGCAGCAGATCCACAGCCACCAACAACAATTGAATTAAGATACAGAGATAGCGATCGCAAACGAGCAAAGGAAACCTTAGAAGAATTGATGGAGGCAATGATCCGTTTAAGCTCTGACATCAATACAAGGCGATTAAACTCAATTATTGCAAAAGTCAACGAACGTGTACCAGCCGCTAAACGAGATTTACAAGTTGCCGAGCGCAAACTAGAACTGTACGATCGCAGAGAAAGACCGGCAATATTGGCTGCTGAGAATGGGAGTTTGCTCAATGCAGTGACTAGCAGTCAAATTCAACAAAGGCAAATTCAACTCACCCTTTCAGGAATTGAGGCTCAAATTCGGAGCATTCAAGAAAAACTGGGTTTAAATGTCAATCAAGCCTACGTTTCTTCTGCTTTGAGCGCAGACCCAATTATCGCCAACTTGCGAGCACAAATCTATCAAACGGAATCTCAAATAGAAGTTTTCCGGAAAGATCTCCGACCCGATCACCCAACTATGGTTCAGCTGCGGCGTCAGAAAGAAGCTTATGAGAGCTTGTTACGCCAACGCGGTGGAGAGGTGATAGGGGGTCAAGATGGTGCAGCACCTTTGGACAGGACTGCATCCATTCGCGCTCGAAGCAACCTAGACCCCGCAAGGCAAAACCTCGCAAATCAAATGGTAGCTTTACAAACCCAACGCGAAACGCTGCGACAGCAATTCATAGACCTTGGGAGAGATGAGACACGACTGCGGCAAGAGTATGCTTTGATACCAAACAAGCAATTAGAGCGATCGCGTCTAGAACAGGAAGTCGCACTGAAAAAAGCGGTGTACGACCAAATGCAGGTGAAGCTGACTGACGCTAAAACAGCAGAAGCGGAAACGGTGAGTAGCCTTGGTGTTGCCAGACAAGCCGTATCTCTCCCTGTTGTGACACCACCCAAGAATGCAGCGATTACCTTAGGTGTAGGTAGTTTACTGGGACTAGTTGTTGGTGGTGGAGTCATATTTTTGTTAGGAGCACTCGAAGGAACTTTCAAAACCAAAGAAGATATCCGCGATACTCTCAAACAACGCGAAATCCCTCTCTTGGGCGAATTGCCTTTGATACCAGTTGATGATTTGCCACCTGGAGCATTGCCAGTTGTCTTATCTCCAGAGTCCCCCTACCTGGAATTTTATGAGAAGTTCCGCAGCAATCTGCGCCGGATTGGTGGTAGAACCTTAAAGGTCGTGTTAATTGCCAGTACTAGCAGCAGTGAAGGTAAGACCGTGAGCGCTTATAACCTTGGAGTCGCCTCCGCCCTGGCTGGAAAACGCACTTTGATTATCGAAACCGATTTGCGATCGCCCTCTCATGCGTCATCGTTGAGAGTCAGCCCCGACCCCGACGCTATTGTCGATCCATTACGCTACTACGCTAGTTTAAGCGAATGTATCCGCTTAGTACCAGATGTGGAAAATTTATACATTTTGCCCAGTGCAGGTCCCGTGCGTCAAGCTGCTGCTGTTCTGGAATCCAGTGAATTTAGGCGGTTGATGGAAGATGTCCGCGAACGCTTCGATTTTGTCATATTAGATACTCATTCTATGAGCTTATCGAACGATGCTCTGTTAATTCAGCCTTATAGTGACGCCATAGTGCTTGTAGCACGACCCAACTATACCCAGGAAAATATGCTAACTGAAGCTATTGACCAATTAACAGAATCAGAATTGCCACTGTTAGGAACAATTGTCAATGGTGCTGATATCGTTGTAACCGCACCTCAGCCACCTCTACAACCACCCAATACTCCCCCAGAAGAAGAACTTTCCATCGGAGCTAGAAGATAA